From the Quercus lobata isolate SW786 chromosome 6, ValleyOak3.0 Primary Assembly, whole genome shotgun sequence genome, one window contains:
- the LOC115994991 gene encoding U-box domain-containing protein 27-like: MVRDDLYITVPSFFRCPISLDVMKSPVSLCTGVTYDRSSIQRWLDNGNNTCPATMQVLDSKEIVPNRTLQRLIQIWSDSVRKGRVDSPESPPSVPSLHQVKDLIKDLSSQTENKSSLESLSKILCFARESEENRKSLGRMDGFIVTLVEFLGNAGEGTCRNYNHHFLEQVVMVLESVLSKVEEQEQLRDLFLKTDLDSLASILQVLQQGSTEAKIASARVLETIANDAESKLIIAEKENLLEELLKLISPENESSVIEAGLSCLIRISMPKRARSKLVQLGAIKSVAKLISDPNPSSTVSITEKSLKVMEMMSSGKEGRSQICDDVACIAAIVQKVLKVSSVATEHAVTILWSVCYLFRDQKAQDVVAKANGLTKILLLMQSNCSPSVRQMAADMLKIFRVNSKSCLSSYDTKTTHIMPF, from the coding sequence atgGTGAGGGATGACTTGTACATAACGGTGCCGAGTTTCTTCAGGTGTCCGATCTCGCTGGACGTGATGAAGTCACCGGTGAGTCTGTGCACCGGAGTGACTTACGATAGGTCCAGTATCCAGCGGTGGCTGGATAACGGTAACAACACGTGTCCGGCCACGATGCAAGTCCTTGACAGCAAGGAGATCGTCCCCAACCGCACACTACAGCGCCTAATCCAGATCTGGTCTGACTCGGTCCGTAAGGGCCGAGTTGACTCGCCCGAGTCACCTCCTTCTGTACCCTCGCTACACCAAGTGAAGGACCTAATCAAGGACCTCTCGAGCCAAACAGAAAATAAGAGTTCCTTGGAATCCTTGTCGAAGATTCTTTGCTTCGCGAGAGAATCGGAAGAGAACCGAAAGTCTCTGGGGAGAATGGACGGCTTCATTGTCACGCTCGTTGAATTTCTTGGCAATGCCGGTGAAGGAACGTGTAGAAATTACAACCACCATTTTCTTGAACAAGTGGTTATGGTTCTGGAATCGGTACTGAGCAAAGTCGAAGAACAAGAGCAGCTGAGGGATTTGTTTTTGAAGACGGACCTCGATTCCTTAGCCTCAATTCTTCAGGTTTTACAGCAAGGAAGCACAGAGGCGAAAATCGCATCGGCTAGGGTTTTGGAAACAATCGCAAACGACGCGGAATCGAAGCTCATAATCGCAGAAAAGGAAAACTTATTAGAGGAATTACTGAAACTAATATCTCCAGAAAACGAATCATCTGTAATCGAAGCAGGACTGTCATGCTTGATCCGAATCTCAATGCCGAAACGAGCGAGATCGAAACTGGTCCAACTCGGGGCAATAAAATCGGTGGCGAAACTGATTTCGGATCCGAACCCGTCGTCAACGGTGTCGATAACAGAAAAATCGCTGAAGGTGATGGAAATGATGTCGTCGGGCAAAGAAGGTCGGTCGCAAATATGCGATGACGTGGCATGCATAGCGGCAATAGTCCAGAAGGTTCTGAAAGTATCGAGTGTAGCGACGGAGCACGCGGTGACGATACTGTGGAGCGTGTGTTACTTGTTCCGTGACCAAAAGGCACAAGACGTAGTGGCCAAAGCCAATGGCTTAACCAAGATTTTGTTGCTAATGCAAAGCAATTGCTCGCCTTCTGTTCGCCAAATGGCTGCTGATATGCTCAAGATCTTTCGTGTCAATTCCAAGTCTTGCCTTTCTAGTTACGATACTAAAACCACACATATCATGCCGTTTTGA